In Sebaldella sp. S0638, one genomic interval encodes:
- a CDS encoding thermonuclease family protein has translation MAGRKKRRTTTRRRKTKYIKKKYITTIVSVIIFLVSYFGDKYNLGQKGMPSDDTYRVLNVSDGDTVTVNDHGEKRKLRLYGIDAPEKDQEYGMESRQYLYNRIQGKDINIDFISKDRYGRDISIIYLNGENINETMVKEGNAWWYKEYSPKDVQYKVYEQKAKFDGKGLWSKRNPVPPWEFRKRNKKKNET, from the coding sequence GTGGCAGGAAGAAAGAAAAGAAGAACAACTACAAGAAGACGAAAAACGAAATATATAAAAAAGAAATACATAACAACCATAGTGTCAGTAATTATTTTTTTAGTCAGCTATTTTGGCGATAAATATAATCTCGGACAGAAAGGGATGCCTTCTGATGATACATACAGGGTTTTGAATGTAAGTGACGGAGATACTGTAACTGTGAATGATCACGGCGAAAAGAGAAAGCTCAGATTATACGGAATTGATGCTCCTGAAAAAGATCAGGAATACGGCATGGAATCAAGGCAGTATCTTTATAACAGAATTCAGGGAAAGGATATAAATATTGATTTTATATCCAAAGACAGATACGGGCGTGATATCTCCATTATCTATCTGAACGGAGAAAATATAAATGAAACTATGGTAAAAGAAGGAAATGCATGGTGGTACAAAGAATATTCGCCAAAGGATGTTCAGTATAAAGTATATGAGCAAAAAGCAAAATTTGATGGAAAGGGGCTCTGGAGTAAAAGAAATCCAGTTCCGCCGTGGGAGTTCCGAAAGAGAAATAAGAAAAAAAATGAAACATAG